The following are encoded together in the Triticum dicoccoides isolate Atlit2015 ecotype Zavitan chromosome 6B, WEW_v2.0, whole genome shotgun sequence genome:
- the LOC119324773 gene encoding uncharacterized protein LOC119324773, translated as MASSGGAVAAMLKSKMLVACVMLLVVLLMATRTAAAAAGDDGARRRRLLDACQYRNCNCRTCYIFHWACCGLCCPPA; from the coding sequence ATGGCCTCCAGCGGCGGCGCCGTGGCGGCGATGTTGAAGAGCAAGATGCTCGTCGCCTGCGTGATGCTCCTCGTGGTCCTGCTGATGGCcacgcggacggcggcggcggcggcgggcgacgacggCGCGCGACGCCGTCGCCTGCTCGATGCGTGCCAGTACAGAAACTGCAACTGCCGCACCTGCTACATTTTCCACTGGGCCTGTTGCGGCCTGTGCTGCCCGCCGGCGTAG
- the LOC119323573 gene encoding putative E3 ubiquitin-protein ligase LIN-1, translating to MPPPPPPSSSSLRDLLARERSELPEPAAPCRTVSSRQVPGSPPPPAGDDAVGTVVSMLSGYAGRFSKDAEFRRALREKCAACLAPAAAGEHAVLLADLELAIESIERLADAAPSPRDSKIRSLRNSIRLLGVVAALHAPPHPAASGDCEGDARGVPNSHLSACAQLYLAVVYKMESDPHLAARHLLQVFVDAPHLARKTLLPDLWAHVFLPHLLHLEVWLAHESELVAGCGDADGRSSMRMKTLQRLYNDQMDSGTAQFAMYYKEWLKHGGDAPPGIPSVPLPSTPWSFDKWEKHSSSLRTSSINRNLYNAVFGTSFEQEDAKLPDEAEYVLDMDVQLDENPGSLNMEKLAHRNIGLQEKQSDIRKESTVPETAPTPRKSYSLRLLSCRGDVSRNVINHPKVTKRGNVSVEKELDCSEVTVSLQRAVSIISNSDSLTQCEYAVHEIASACSNLGGGPNLGTWMSCPSFIQGLLEVTFTSKVDAVLESAILIMGELVLRNEVNRQIVLNADPQLEVFLRLLALRSNGLFLKATAVLYLMKPRAKQMLSMDWMPLVLHILECGDEVQLVSSLKCYPKMAAFYFLDQLLTGFDIDRNVENAKQMIALGGLDLLMSRLEVGDARESRICISLLTSCVQADGSCRCYLSDHLKKEPLVQLLVGNQKKASAAALNLMSELTCLNRTSQMVEFLKELKSGGCLNTMQILLVYLQQAPPVQHPLAAVMLLQLDLLGDPLQYSVYREEAIDAIMAALEHSSQSVKVQEQCARGLLLLAGRFSSSGEPIAEAWLLKRAGVDGSLSESFRRTEIFKNKGARAEEEKVVEERLKKLALVLVKTGNKRFLAALSNCISDGIPALVRACLVTVAWMSSSLSPLHGCNTFQPLACSVLAAKLLDRLSYDRVMEERVLASLSLLNLVRHPECLEGLLPLKRDTTESLRDLADVTWTAKELLFACCR from the exons atgccgccgccgccgccgccgtcctcctcctccctccgcgaCCTGCTCGCGCGGGAGCGCTCCGAGCTCCCCGAGCCCGCCGCGCCGTGCCGCACGGTGTCGAGCAGGCAAGTGCCGGGGTCGCCGCCTCCCCCCGCCGGCGACGACGCGGTGGGCACGGTGGTGTCGATGCTGTCCGGTTACGCGGGGCGGTTCTCCAAGGACGCGGAGTTCCGGCGGGCGCTCCGGGAGAAGTGCGCCGCGTGCCTCGCGCCCGCGGCTGCGGGGGAGCACGCCGTGCTGCTGGCCGACCTCGAGCTGGCCATCGAGAGCATCGAGCGCCTCGCCGACGCCGCCCCGTCCCCGCGGGACTCCAAGATCCGCTCGCTGCGCAACTCCATCCGCCTTCTTGGCGTCGTCGCTGCGCTCCACGCGCCGCCACACCCCGCCGCCTCCGGTGACTGCGAGGGCGACGCCCGCGGGGTGCCCAACTCCCACCTCTCCGCCTGCGCGCAGCTCTACCTCGCCGTCGTGTACAAGATGGAGAGCGACCCCCACCTCGCGGCGCGCCACCTCCTCCAGGTGTTCGTCGACGCGCCCCACCTGGCCCGCAAAACCCTCCTGCCGGACCTCTGGGCCCACGTCTTCCTCCCCCATCTGCTCCATCTCGAGGTCTGGCTCGCCCATGagtccgagctcgtcgccggctgcGGCGACGCCGACGGCCGGAGCAGCATGAGGATGAAGACCCTGCAGAGGCTGTACAACGACCAAATGGACAGCGGCACAGCTCAGTTCGCAATGTACTACAAGGAGTGGCTCAAACACGGCGGCGATGCGCCGCCGGGCATCCCCTCCGTGCCATTGCCTTCGACGCCCTGGAGTTTCGACAAGTGGGAGAAGCACTCGTCGTCACTGCGCACGAGCTCCATCAACAGAAATCT GTACAATGCCGTTTTCGGCACGTCGTTTGAGCAGGAGGACGCGAAGCTGCCTGATGAGGCTGAATATGTCTTGGATATGGATGTGCAATTGGATGAAAATCCAGGTAGCTTGAACATGGAGAAGCTTGCTCAT AGAAACATTGGGCTACAAGAGAAGCAGTCCGACATTCGGAAAGAAAGCACTGTTCCGGAAACAGCACCAACTCCACGCAAATCCTACTCGTTGCGATTACTCTCGTGCCGCGGAGATGTAAGCAGGAATGTTATTAATCACCCTAAGGTAACAAAGAGAGGCAATGTCTCTGTCGAGAAAGAGCTAGATTGCAGCGAGGTAACAGTGAGTCTACAACGAGCAGTTTCCATCATATCAAATTCAGACAGTCTTACACAGTGCGAATACGCCGTGCACGAAATCGCCAGTGCATGTTCAAATCTAGGAGGGGGCCCTAATCTTGGAACTTGGATGTCATGTCCCTCTTTTATTCAAGGGCTTCTCGAGGTCACATTCACTTCCAAAGTTGATGCAGTACTTGAGTCAGCAATCTTGATAATGGGAGAGCTGGTTTTGAGAAATGAGGTCAATAGGCAGATCGTTCTTAACGCAGATCCACAACTTGAGGTTTTCTTGAGGCTTCTGGCTCTGAGAAGCAACGGGTTGTTTCTGAAGGCAACTGCAGTGCTTTATTTGATGAAGCCAAGAGCCAAGCAGATGCTATCTATGGACTGGATGCCACTAGTATTGCACATATTGGAGTGTGGGGATGAGGTGCAGCTTGTGTCCTCCCTGAAGTGTTATCCAAAGATGGCTGCATTCTACTTTCTAGATCAGCTCCTTACGGGGTTTGACATCGACAGAAATGTCGAGAACGCAAAGCAGATGATTGCTCTTGGTGGTTTGGACCTGCTGATGAGCAGACTTGAAGTTGGTGATGCCCGTGAAAGCAGAATCTGCATCTCTCTCTTGACCTCATGCGTCCAAGCCGATGGCAGCTGTAGATGCTACTTGTCTGATCATCTGAAGAAGGAACCTCTTGTTCAACTTCTTGTAGGAAATCAGAAGAAGGCCAGTGCTGCTGCTCTTAACTTGATGAGTGAACTAACCTGCCTTAACAG AACAAGCCAGATGGTAGAGTTCCTCAAGGAGCTGAAAAGTGGTGGCTGCTTAAATACAATGCAAATTTTATTGGTCTATCTCCAGCAGGCTCCTCCTGTCCAACATCCATTAGCAGCTGTCATGCTTCTTCAGCTTGATCTCCTG GGAGATCCTTTGCAGTACAGCGTTTACCGAGAGGAAGCAATTGATGCTATCATGGCTGCCTTGGAGCATAGTTCACAGAGCGTAAAGGTGCAAGAACAGTGCGCTCGGGGTCTGTTGCTCCTGGCAGGGCGGTTTTCATCCTCGGGAGAACCTATAGCAGAAGCATGGCTACTAAAGAGAGCAGGCGTAGATGGCTCCCTGTCGGAATCATTTAGAAGAACAGAGATTTTCAAAAATAAGGGGGCACGAGCG GAAGAAGAGAAGGTGGTTGAGGAGCGGCTGAAGAAACTTGCCCTCGTGCTGGTAAAAACCGGGAATAAGCGGTTCCTCGCGGCGCTGTCAAACTGTATATCTGATGGAATCCCAGCTTTGGTCCGAGCGTGCCTCGTAACGGTAGCGTGGATGAGCAGCTCCCTCTCCCCATTGCATGGATGCAACACTTTCCAGCCTTTGGCGTGCTCCGTTCTCGCTGCTAAGCTCCTAGATAGGTTGAGCTATGACAGAGTTATGGAAGAGAGGGTGCTTGCTTCGCTATCGCTGCTGAACCTTGTGAGACATCCAG AATGCTTGGAGGGGCTTTTGCCACTGAAGAGGGACACAACGGAGTCGTTGCGTGACCTGGCAGACGTGACGTGGACCGCCAAGGAGCTCCTCTTCGCGTGCTGCAGATGA